The Streptomyces sp. HUAS MG91 sequence AGGGCCCTTGAAGGGCGTAGAGAAGAGACCGGCACGTACGCGCGCGCTCGCGGGCGGTGCCGTGGTCGCCATGGCCGGTGCGCTGCTGCTGCCCGCCGGAACTCCGGCAGGTGCCGCCGACGGGCCCGCCGAGTCGGTGATCGCCGCGCAGCCCCGCTTCCTGCCGCGGTCCGAGCAGCTGTACACCGCGGGCGAGTCCGGGTACCTCCACATGCAGGAAGGCACCAGCGGCGTCCAGTGGAGCGACGGCGCCTCCGACGCCGCGCGGGCGGTGGCCAACGGTACGCTCAACACCGGGCTGGGCGCGATCCGGGCCGCCTCCCCCTCCCGCGCGGTGACCGTCACCGACCTCGGCAGCGGGGACAAGACCTCGTTCACCGTGCCGACCGGGCAGAGCTGGTACAACACGTACAACGAATCCGTCCTGATGACCTTGGTCAACGACACCGTCAAGGGCGCCACGACCGAGGTGCACCTGATCGCGGCGGACGGCACCGACAAGGCCACGACCCAGCTGCCCGCAGGGCTGGTCATCACCGGTCTGGCCGCTCAGGACCGGCACGGCGCGGTGCTGAAGTTCCGCGGCGCCGACGGCACCCACCTCTACGCCGTCGACTACTCCACCGGCGCCGTCACCGAGGTCTTCGCCTCGCTCTCCCGGAGCGAACTGCCCACCGCCTTCGCCCTGTCGAAGGACACGGTGCTCGGCTACAAGCCCGCCGCGCTCACCGCGTTCACCACCGAGCGCGGCCGTGCCGACGCCCCGGTCGTTCGCACCACGGTGCCGGGTCCGACGGGCTCCACCTCCACGCCGGACGCGTCGATGGCGCTCGCCGGCCACCGCATCCTGGTCTCCCACCGCGAGGCCCAGCCGACCTACTCGCAGGGCCAGAAGCTGTACGGCGTCACGATCGGCGGCGGCGCCACCGAACTCCTCGCGCACACCGGGGAACGGTTCGCCACGGCCCCCGACGGCAGCGTCCTCGCCGTCGGCGGCAGCGGTGCCGGGGACTGGGCGGTGCGCCGGTACACCCCGGACGGCGGCTCCTCCGTGGTCCGCGAGGTGCCACCGGTGACGGCCGAGATCGATGGTCTGTCCGTCGCCGCGGGCCGGCTGTCCGTGGCGTCCCTGAACGAGGGGGACTCGGAGCTCGGCCTGTACACGTATGACCTGGACGCCTCCGGCAGGCCGGGCGAGCGCGCGCTGAGCCACATCATCGGCAGCTATTACGCGAACTGCGCGACGGGCTCGAAGTGCGTGGCACTGTACGGCACGGGCAACGGCCAGACCGGCTACTCCACGGGCGGCTCGGTCCACCTCCCGATCGACGGGGGCACCTTCGACCTGGTCAGTCTGCCCGGGGTCACGGACGCCCGGATCGCCGACATCTCCGGCCGGTACGTCCTGATGGAGTCGGCCGCCACCAAGAAGCAGTACATCGCCGACAGCGAGGAGAACTCCGCCGACGAGATCATCCACACCCGCACGGCCTCCGCCGCCGCCCTGTGGGGCACCAAGCAGTGGAAGCCCGGAACCACGACCGGCAGTGTCAACGCGTACGACCTGAAGACGAAGAAGACGTCCGCCGACGTGAAGCTCGGCTCCGGCTGTGTGCCCAAGGAGCTCCAGGCCGTGGGGCGTTGGCTCTACTGGAACTGCGGCCCCACCGGCAAGGCCGGCGTGTGGGACCTGACGGTGGGCAAGAACATCACCGTCCCCTCGGGCGGCGAGTCGCTGCTGGGCGACGGCTTCCTCGTCCGCCATGACCGCGGCGGCGTGGGCAAGCTGCTCCTCACCGACTTCCACGGCGGCGCGGGCACCTCCGTCACCACCCGCGACGTCGCCGACCTGCCCGCCGGGGACCTGCCGACGCAGCGGCACATCACCTGGGACGTCGACCGGTACACCGGCACCGTCGTCTGGGCCGACGGCGACCAACGCATCCACATCCGGCCCACCGGAGTGCCGCGCACCCCGGTCGCGTCGGTCGAGTCGACCACCGACGACTTCATCAACCTGGGCTGGACGGGCGAGGCCGAGCAGAACATCTGGCACGGGGCGTTCCAGCTCAGCCGCCCCGCCGCCCGCTGGAAGCTGACGTTCAAGGACGTGCACGGGCGCACCGCCCGCACCGTCACCACGGGGAAGGCCCAAGGCGCGCACCTGGCCCTGACCTGGGACGGCAAGCGCGACGACGGCTCGGTCGTGGACGGCGGCCGCTACACCTTCTCCCTCGCCGCGGACGCCGGTGACGGGTACCGCACGGTGCGGTCGGGCACCACGGAGGTCGCGGGCGCGAAGACCACGTACCGCGACTACGACGGCAACGGTTTCGGCGAGCTGTACTCCTTCAGCTCGAAGGGCACCCTGCACGCCGACGAGTTCCACGGCAGCGCGGGCATGTGGTCGTCCTCCAGCTCCGGCTGGCCGACCGGCAACCGCTTCTTCCCCTTCGGCGACCTGAGCGGCGACCGTTGCAACGACGTCCTGGTGCGCACCTCGTCCGGCACGCTCCACCGCTACGACGGCAGCTGCTCCGGCGCGGTCAGCACGAAGAGCCCGCACGTCTCGCTCGGCACGGGCTGGACCGCGTACGACTACCTGACGTGGGCCGGTGACCTGAACCGCGACGGCCGTCCCGACCTGCTCGCCCGCAAGAAGTCCACCGGTGACATGTACGTCTTCGCCGGCACCTCAGCCGGGAAGCTGGGCTCCGGCAAGAAGATCCGCTCGGCCTGGAAGACGTACAACCAGATCCTGGGCGCGGGCGACCTGAACGGCGACGGCGTCGGCGATGTCCTCACACGCGGCACGAACGGCACGCTGTACCGCTACGAGGGAGCGGGGGACGGCACCCTCAAGGACCGCAAGACGGTCTTCACCAAGTGGGGCTCTTCGTACCGCAAGGTCATCGGCATCGGCGATCTCAACTACGACGGGAAGAACGACCTGCTGGTGTACGACACGTCGGGCCGCGTCTGGCGGAATCTGGGCGACGGCAAGGGCTCGTTCTCGTCCC is a genomic window containing:
- a CDS encoding FG-GAP-like repeat-containing protein, coding for MKGVEKRPARTRALAGGAVVAMAGALLLPAGTPAGAADGPAESVIAAQPRFLPRSEQLYTAGESGYLHMQEGTSGVQWSDGASDAARAVANGTLNTGLGAIRAASPSRAVTVTDLGSGDKTSFTVPTGQSWYNTYNESVLMTLVNDTVKGATTEVHLIAADGTDKATTQLPAGLVITGLAAQDRHGAVLKFRGADGTHLYAVDYSTGAVTEVFASLSRSELPTAFALSKDTVLGYKPAALTAFTTERGRADAPVVRTTVPGPTGSTSTPDASMALAGHRILVSHREAQPTYSQGQKLYGVTIGGGATELLAHTGERFATAPDGSVLAVGGSGAGDWAVRRYTPDGGSSVVREVPPVTAEIDGLSVAAGRLSVASLNEGDSELGLYTYDLDASGRPGERALSHIIGSYYANCATGSKCVALYGTGNGQTGYSTGGSVHLPIDGGTFDLVSLPGVTDARIADISGRYVLMESAATKKQYIADSEENSADEIIHTRTASAAALWGTKQWKPGTTTGSVNAYDLKTKKTSADVKLGSGCVPKELQAVGRWLYWNCGPTGKAGVWDLTVGKNITVPSGGESLLGDGFLVRHDRGGVGKLLLTDFHGGAGTSVTTRDVADLPAGDLPTQRHITWDVDRYTGTVVWADGDQRIHIRPTGVPRTPVASVESTTDDFINLGWTGEAEQNIWHGAFQLSRPAARWKLTFKDVHGRTARTVTTGKAQGAHLALTWDGKRDDGSVVDGGRYTFSLAADAGDGYRTVRSGTTEVAGAKTTYRDYDGNGFGELYSFSSKGTLHADEFHGSAGMWSSSSSGWPTGNRFFPFGDLSGDRCNDVLVRTSSGTLHRYDGSCSGAVSTKSPHVSLGTGWTAYDYLTWAGDLNRDGRPDLLARKKSTGDMYVFAGTSAGKLGSGKKIRSAWKTYNQILGAGDLNGDGVGDVLTRGTNGTLYRYEGAGDGTLKDRKTVFTKWGSSYRKVIGIGDLNYDGKNDLLVYDTSGRVWRNLGDGKGSFSSRAQVWDGYTNYAGGLS